The following coding sequences are from one Streptomyces venezuelae window:
- a CDS encoding glycoside hydrolase family 3 protein, whose amino-acid sequence MAPSSDPTLEHLAHSVLQPGFEGTTAPAWLRRRIAEGLGSVVLFARNIETPEQVARLTADLRAENPDLIVAIDEEAGDVTRLEAWTGSSRPGNLALGAVDDIDLTERVAHDIGRDLHAAGVTLNFAPSADVNSNPLNPVIGVRSFGSRTDVVSRHTAAWIRGLQEAGVAACAKHFPGHGDTVVDSHYGLPQVKGSAEEIALTALPPFIAAMEAGVRAVMTAHLLAPAYDPDLPATLSHRILVELLRGELHFDGLLVTDGIEMGAVTDRYGIDGATVKAVAGGVDAVCVGGESADEATFDLLSTALVKAVLDGTLPEARLVEASTRVREFAAWSGARSRAVDRASGPTDIGLVAARRAVRVHHRTGTANASLPVVGVPHVVELSPTMNLAIDGHTPWGVAEPLRDLRPGTTSVRLTEPDLTHAGDLLDREVLSPATGRALVVVVRDAARHRWMTDTLNRILRCRPDALVVEMGVPGGDALGATRLITHGATRVSGIAAAELLAGGGLTPSAAPRS is encoded by the coding sequence ATGGCACCGAGCAGTGACCCGACTCTGGAGCACCTCGCACACTCCGTGCTGCAGCCCGGCTTCGAAGGCACCACGGCCCCCGCATGGCTGCGCCGCAGGATCGCCGAGGGTCTGGGCTCCGTCGTCCTGTTCGCGCGGAACATCGAGACGCCCGAGCAGGTCGCCCGGCTCACCGCGGACCTGCGCGCGGAGAACCCGGACCTCATCGTCGCCATCGACGAGGAGGCGGGCGACGTGACCCGCCTGGAGGCGTGGACCGGCTCGTCCCGCCCCGGCAATCTCGCCCTCGGCGCCGTCGACGACATCGACCTGACCGAGCGGGTGGCGCACGACATCGGCCGCGATCTGCACGCCGCCGGCGTCACGCTCAACTTCGCGCCGAGCGCCGACGTGAACTCCAACCCGCTCAACCCGGTGATCGGCGTACGCTCCTTCGGCTCGCGCACCGATGTCGTCTCCCGCCACACGGCCGCCTGGATCCGCGGCCTCCAGGAGGCGGGCGTCGCCGCCTGCGCCAAGCACTTTCCCGGCCACGGCGACACGGTCGTCGACTCGCACTACGGCCTCCCCCAGGTGAAGGGCTCCGCCGAGGAGATCGCGCTGACCGCGCTGCCGCCGTTCATCGCGGCGATGGAGGCGGGCGTACGCGCCGTCATGACCGCCCACCTCCTGGCCCCCGCCTACGACCCGGACCTGCCCGCGACCCTCAGCCACCGCATCCTGGTGGAACTGCTGCGCGGGGAGCTGCATTTCGACGGCCTCCTGGTCACCGACGGCATCGAGATGGGTGCGGTCACCGACCGGTACGGCATCGACGGCGCGACCGTCAAGGCCGTGGCGGGCGGTGTGGACGCGGTGTGCGTGGGCGGCGAGAGTGCCGACGAGGCCACGTTCGACCTGCTGTCGACGGCGCTGGTGAAGGCGGTCCTCGACGGCACGCTGCCCGAGGCGCGCCTCGTCGAAGCGAGCACGCGCGTACGGGAGTTCGCGGCCTGGTCAGGCGCACGGTCCCGTGCCGTGGACCGTGCGTCGGGTCCCACGGACATCGGCCTGGTCGCCGCCCGCCGTGCCGTGCGCGTGCACCACCGCACCGGCACGGCGAACGCGTCGCTTCCCGTCGTCGGCGTACCGCACGTCGTGGAGCTGTCCCCCACGATGAACCTGGCCATCGACGGCCACACTCCGTGGGGCGTCGCCGAACCGCTGCGGGACCTTCGCCCCGGCACGACGTCCGTACGCCTCACGGAGCCCGACCTCACCCACGCGGGCGACCTCCTGGACCGCGAGGTGCTGTCCCCGGCGACGGGCCGTGCCCTGGTGGTCGTGGTCCGTGACGCGGCCCGGCACCGCTGGATGACCGACACCCTCAACCGCATCCTGCGGTGCCGCCCCGACGCCCTGGTCGTGGAGATGGGTGTTCCGGGGGGTGACGCGCTCGGCGCCACCCGCCTGATCACCCACGGCGCGACCCGTGTGTCGGGCATCGCGGCGGCGGAACTGCTCGCGGGCGGGGGTCTCACCCCTTCAGCGGCCCCTCGCAGCTGA
- a CDS encoding zinc-dependent alcohol dehydrogenase — translation MRRYELVGRRDIRLVTDVAVPEPGPSEVLVRVRACTVCNRSDLAYFHYYGLREHCSQSCFGHEIAGVVEATGAGVQRVVPGQRVFVRTPLTTGYAEFALAREISVGALPDAVPFEQGALLQLLPLAVHATRGVRLGDRVVIVGQGPVGQMALRVAVARGAAEVVAVDLDDWRLERSSAAGADAVRRVDGSAGQLAAVGADFDVAVDAVGTPTTLNACVGLVRQNGLVVLLGTHHVDTHVTVDLVTWERKGLRVHSSAEPLDTARAEALAVAERLAHRRTDALRLPDLHTHTYPLDELPKAMEQLSASRALYPDAEQAPYDGPPPETLKVAIVP, via the coding sequence ATGCGCAGGTACGAACTCGTCGGCAGGCGCGACATCCGGCTGGTCACCGACGTGGCGGTGCCGGAACCCGGACCTTCGGAGGTCCTGGTCCGCGTGCGGGCCTGCACGGTCTGCAACCGCAGCGACCTCGCCTATTTCCACTACTACGGGCTGCGCGAGCACTGCTCCCAAAGCTGTTTCGGCCACGAGATCGCCGGGGTGGTCGAGGCGACAGGGGCAGGAGTGCAGCGTGTGGTGCCCGGACAGCGCGTGTTCGTGCGCACCCCGCTCACCACCGGATACGCCGAGTTCGCGCTGGCCCGCGAGATCTCCGTGGGCGCCCTGCCCGACGCCGTGCCGTTCGAGCAGGGCGCGCTCCTGCAACTCCTTCCGCTCGCGGTCCACGCCACGCGCGGCGTGCGGCTCGGCGACCGCGTCGTGATCGTCGGACAGGGTCCCGTCGGGCAGATGGCGCTCCGGGTCGCGGTGGCGCGCGGCGCGGCCGAGGTCGTCGCCGTCGACCTCGACGACTGGCGGCTCGAACGGTCCTCGGCGGCGGGCGCGGACGCGGTGCGACGCGTGGACGGCAGCGCCGGACAACTCGCCGCCGTCGGCGCCGACTTCGACGTCGCCGTCGACGCCGTCGGCACACCCACGACCCTCAACGCCTGCGTGGGACTCGTACGCCAGAACGGCCTCGTCGTCCTCCTCGGCACGCACCATGTCGACACGCACGTCACCGTCGACCTCGTCACCTGGGAACGCAAAGGTCTGCGGGTGCACAGCTCCGCGGAACCCCTCGACACGGCGCGCGCCGAAGCCCTCGCCGTCGCCGAACGCCTCGCCCACCGCCGCACCGACGCCCTGCGCCTGCCCGACCTCCACACGCACACGTACCCCCTCGACGAGCTGCCCAAGGCCATGGAGCAGCTCTCCGCCAGCCGCGCCCTCTACCCCGACGCCGAACAGGCCCCCTACGACGGCCCGCCGCCCGAGACCCTCAAGGTCGCGATCGTGCCCTGA
- a CDS encoding Gfo/Idh/MocA family protein produces the protein MGTTIVKWGIAGYGDIVTRRVLPALHALGEQPAALWGRDPHRAARTAERHGVARSGADVDVLLTGVDAVYIATPVVRHVPLARAVLDAGLPVLIEKPLAGGLDTGGALDTAGRCAGVAYYRRLAPAVRRLREELDGWTPDLVDVHFRCAFAPGPDDPMRWRTDPALSGGGVLADAGSHRIDLLLHLFGRPYELTARLGDRFPRGAERRAELTLNWRSGLRAHCLVEWGSGPPVDRFRLTGGERTLTLAPLDAGRIDAPPHPPLLLPPPANPHQPLLADFAAAVAAGREPVCPVAEGRLVDDVIVAAERSDAAGGRPVRTGG, from the coding sequence GTGGGGACCACCATCGTGAAATGGGGCATCGCCGGATACGGCGACATCGTGACCCGCCGCGTCCTGCCCGCCCTGCACGCCCTCGGCGAGCAACCCGCGGCCCTCTGGGGCCGCGACCCGCACCGCGCCGCACGCACCGCCGAGCGCCACGGCGTCGCCAGATCCGGCGCCGACGTCGACGTACTGCTGACCGGCGTCGACGCCGTCTACATCGCCACGCCCGTCGTACGCCATGTGCCGCTCGCCCGTGCCGTCCTGGACGCGGGCCTGCCCGTCCTGATCGAGAAGCCGCTCGCGGGCGGCCTCGACACCGGGGGCGCGCTCGACACGGCGGGGCGGTGCGCGGGAGTCGCCTACTACCGCAGGCTCGCGCCCGCCGTACGACGGCTGCGCGAGGAGCTCGACGGCTGGACGCCCGACCTGGTCGATGTGCACTTCCGGTGCGCCTTCGCGCCGGGCCCCGACGACCCGATGCGCTGGCGCACCGACCCCGCCCTGTCCGGCGGCGGGGTCCTCGCGGACGCGGGAAGCCACCGGATCGACCTGCTGCTCCATCTGTTCGGGCGGCCGTACGAGCTGACGGCCCGGCTCGGCGACCGCTTTCCGCGCGGCGCGGAACGACGCGCCGAACTCACCTTGAATTGGCGCTCCGGACTGCGGGCGCACTGCCTCGTGGAGTGGGGCAGCGGCCCACCCGTGGACCGCTTCCGGCTCACGGGCGGTGAACGGACCCTGACGTTGGCACCGCTCGACGCGGGCCGTATCGACGCACCCCCGCACCCTCCGCTCCTGCTGCCACCGCCCGCCAACCCTCACCAGCCCCTGCTCGCCGACTTCGCGGCCGCCGTGGCGGCGGGGCGGGAGCCGGTGTGCCCGGTGGCGGAGGGGCGCCTCGTCGACGACGTGATCGTGGCGGCGGAGCGGTCGGACGCGGCGGGCGGACGCCCGGTGCGGACAGGGGGGTGA
- a CDS encoding phytanoyl-CoA dioxygenase family protein, whose protein sequence is MNLSSNGVPIPFTPELFGPLRGSADLLGTRDAGALRERLHADGYLYLPGLLDRAEVLRLRGRYFSLFPPGLLAPGSPPEDGVFSGRVPEGVPEYGVVGHPAYAFVRSEPFAQFVANPVLSELAGQLLDAKAEMLPRRILRHFHRGTRRASRAHVDLDYMDEGSPRVVTFWIPVGDCPPPTGALVYLEGSHRLPSAEYAPLRDITDRPGDRRQICHDLELTARTLGRRWLYADFAAGDVMVHLPRIIHASLDTTTDTMRLSVDTRFVRSDDSPDPRWLRPWSADDGA, encoded by the coding sequence GTGAACCTGTCGTCGAACGGCGTACCGATACCTTTCACGCCGGAGCTCTTCGGCCCGCTGCGCGGCAGTGCGGACCTGCTCGGGACGAGGGACGCCGGCGCGCTGCGGGAGCGGCTGCACGCGGACGGCTACCTGTACCTGCCGGGGCTGCTCGACCGCGCGGAGGTGCTGCGGCTCCGCGGCCGGTACTTCTCGCTCTTCCCGCCGGGCCTTCTGGCGCCGGGCAGTCCGCCCGAGGACGGCGTGTTCTCGGGCCGCGTGCCCGAGGGCGTGCCGGAGTACGGCGTGGTGGGGCATCCGGCGTACGCGTTCGTCCGCTCGGAGCCCTTCGCCCAGTTCGTGGCGAACCCGGTCCTGTCCGAGCTGGCCGGTCAACTCCTCGACGCCAAGGCGGAGATGCTGCCGCGTCGCATCCTGCGCCACTTCCACCGCGGCACCCGCCGCGCCTCCCGCGCCCACGTCGACCTCGACTACATGGACGAGGGGTCGCCACGCGTCGTCACCTTCTGGATCCCGGTCGGCGACTGCCCTCCGCCCACCGGCGCCCTGGTCTATCTGGAGGGCTCCCACCGGCTGCCGTCCGCGGAGTACGCCCCGCTGCGCGACATCACCGACCGGCCGGGCGACCGGCGGCAGATCTGCCACGACCTGGAGCTGACCGCCCGCACGCTCGGTCGCCGCTGGCTGTACGCGGACTTCGCGGCGGGCGACGTGATGGTGCACCTGCCGCGCATCATCCACGCGTCCCTGGACACGACGACGGACACGATGCGGCTCTCCGTGGACACGCGTTTCGTGCGCTCCGACGACAGCCCGGACCCGCGCTGGCTCCGCCCCTGGTCGGCCGATGACGGGGCGTGA
- a CDS encoding DegT/DnrJ/EryC1/StrS family aminotransferase yields MQLRHLRRLLATEPTLRHTRIGVRAVVERLARVERAPLAVADSTASVREGLHHERLVLRSPVRGSFDGTLLAPSDAAPGPNATPRPAVLVLGGRNARLDQLTGDVPPDHPDRNVAEQLARAGFVTLAFDHGIGGGLDAGRRAGRDEGTLLAHAFALTGRSLLGALTGDALGALDVLAAHPRVDPLRIGLFGHSLGAAVALHTALLSGRRDLPLCAAGHIGTYPALFERLLTGHEGAVLPGILEYADLPDLYGGLAPAPLQLQYGTADSYLDPDDARAAADAVRETYASTGAEAEVHALDMGHGTHVGHAADFFTRTLTVTRHRQHTDPQVPAQRIHFEVDERRTVLDRVDAALSSGVLTQGPQVARFEELARPWTGTGTAAVASGSAALEIALRIIGVAGRTVLVPVNTFFATAASAVRAGASVRFVDIELDGLGMDPDALRAALERHPDTAAVLPVHIGGIVSPSLDPALDLCRRRGIPVVEDAAHAFGATLDGRPAGSFGRFGAFSFYPTKVAVSGEGGLLSAGSADDLEQVRRWRDHGKSAQGSTLHDRPGGNWRLSELHAAVGTVDLERFSGTLAARRALAARYDVLLADVPGIRPHAVPAAADSNYYKYLAYLDPEGPLDRPLLKKLLRERHGVALAGEVYDHLLCDHPQFASRRHLDSADGPFERARWFARHHVALPLYPSLTETEQVRVVTALRSELP; encoded by the coding sequence ATGCAACTACGCCACCTACGTCGGCTCCTCGCCACCGAGCCGACCCTGCGGCACACCAGGATCGGCGTGCGTGCCGTCGTCGAGCGGCTGGCCCGTGTCGAACGGGCCCCGCTCGCCGTCGCCGACAGCACGGCGTCGGTACGCGAAGGACTGCACCACGAGCGTCTCGTGCTCCGCTCCCCCGTACGCGGCTCCTTCGACGGCACACTCCTCGCCCCGTCCGACGCGGCACCCGGACCGAATGCGACGCCCCGACCCGCCGTCCTCGTCCTCGGCGGCAGGAACGCCCGCCTGGACCAGCTCACCGGAGACGTCCCGCCGGACCACCCCGACCGCAACGTCGCCGAACAGCTGGCGCGGGCCGGTTTCGTCACGCTCGCCTTCGACCACGGCATCGGCGGCGGCCTGGACGCCGGACGCAGGGCGGGGCGGGACGAGGGGACACTGCTGGCCCACGCGTTCGCGCTCACCGGCCGCTCCCTGCTCGGCGCCCTCACCGGCGACGCCCTGGGCGCCCTCGACGTTCTCGCCGCCCACCCGCGCGTCGACCCGCTCCGCATCGGCCTCTTCGGCCACAGTCTCGGCGCGGCCGTCGCCCTGCACACGGCGCTGCTCTCCGGACGCCGGGACCTCCCGCTCTGCGCGGCCGGCCACATCGGCACGTACCCGGCCCTGTTCGAGCGGCTGCTGACCGGCCACGAGGGCGCGGTGCTCCCCGGCATCCTGGAGTACGCCGACCTGCCCGACCTGTACGGCGGCCTCGCCCCGGCCCCGCTCCAGCTGCAATACGGCACCGCTGACTCCTACTTGGACCCCGACGACGCGCGCGCCGCCGCCGACGCGGTCCGCGAGACGTACGCGAGCACCGGCGCCGAGGCCGAGGTCCACGCGCTGGACATGGGACACGGCACCCACGTCGGCCACGCGGCGGACTTCTTCACCCGCACGCTCACCGTGACCCGCCACCGGCAACACACCGACCCCCAAGTGCCCGCCCAGCGCATCCACTTCGAGGTCGACGAGCGCCGCACCGTGCTGGACCGCGTCGACGCCGCGCTCTCCTCCGGCGTCCTCACGCAGGGCCCGCAAGTGGCCCGCTTCGAGGAGCTGGCCCGTCCGTGGACCGGCACGGGAACCGCCGCGGTCGCGTCGGGCTCGGCGGCGCTGGAGATCGCGCTGCGCATCATCGGCGTGGCGGGCCGCACGGTGCTCGTACCGGTCAACACGTTCTTCGCGACGGCTGCCTCGGCCGTGCGCGCCGGGGCGTCCGTGCGCTTCGTCGACATCGAGCTCGACGGTCTCGGCATGGACCCGGACGCCCTGCGCGCCGCCCTCGAACGGCACCCCGACACCGCCGCCGTGCTGCCCGTCCACATCGGCGGCATCGTCTCGCCCTCCCTCGACCCGGCGCTCGACCTCTGCCGTCGGCGGGGCATCCCCGTCGTGGAGGACGCGGCGCACGCCTTCGGTGCCACGCTCGACGGGCGCCCCGCGGGGAGCTTCGGGCGGTTCGGCGCGTTCTCGTTCTACCCCACGAAGGTCGCGGTGAGCGGCGAGGGAGGTCTGCTGTCGGCCGGGTCGGCGGACGACCTGGAACAGGTGCGGCGGTGGCGCGACCACGGCAAGAGCGCCCAGGGCTCCACACTGCACGACCGGCCAGGCGGCAACTGGCGGCTGAGCGAACTGCACGCGGCCGTCGGCACGGTGGACCTGGAGCGTTTCTCCGGCACGCTGGCCGCGCGCCGGGCGCTCGCCGCCCGCTACGACGTGCTGCTCGCGGACGTCCCGGGCATCCGCCCGCACGCCGTGCCCGCGGCAGCCGACAGCAACTACTACAAGTACCTGGCCTACCTGGACCCCGAAGGGCCGCTGGACCGGCCGCTCCTGAAGAAGCTCCTGCGGGAGCGGCACGGTGTGGCGCTGGCCGGAGAGGTCTACGACCACTTGCTGTGCGACCACCCGCAGTTCGCGTCCCGGCGACACCTCGACTCTGCGGACGGGCCGTTCGAGCGTGCCCGATGGTTCGCGCGGCACCACGTCGCCCTGCCGCTGTATCCGTCCCTCACGGAGACCGAACAGGTCCGGGTGGTCACCGCACTCCGCAGCGAGCTGCCGTGA
- a CDS encoding radical SAM protein, with amino-acid sequence MNSTPGSGDIKMAAPQNREGLPIVSLDQAHSPQKVLAHGELLRRFVAGEEIKPVHMRIGIMGACNMRCNFCNFHSPNEEQFYDLFSFKDSIATDKAVTLLREFAANDGRAVTFCGSGECTIHPGYADICRAGHAAGLRIGLITNGSRLGRPKVADCVAETHTWVRIGLNAGTEATFDDITRDREQTFSKFIGSVGRLRENAVDPDFRIGFNYVITLQNYREIMEAAHIARESGAHYVRFEPEFYSALGHETIESVMPEISDSLTRAAALSTEDFEVSVPKLDRGPMDQVEEVEGDFEHCHYSRFVTAVGADGNLYPCPQVHLNSRYLIGNVVEQGYADVLEGGPRAEWEASNPRRTDLCKSCFYRPQNELLELLKRGQVKLDDALDAYALEVPSTLHGDFV; translated from the coding sequence GTGAACAGCACACCCGGTTCCGGCGACATCAAAATGGCAGCCCCCCAGAATCGTGAAGGCCTGCCCATCGTCAGTCTCGATCAGGCCCACTCACCGCAGAAGGTCCTGGCGCACGGCGAATTGCTGCGGCGTTTCGTGGCGGGCGAGGAGATCAAGCCCGTCCACATGCGGATCGGCATCATGGGCGCCTGCAATATGCGTTGCAATTTCTGCAACTTCCACTCTCCGAACGAGGAGCAGTTCTACGACCTGTTCTCGTTCAAGGATTCGATCGCGACCGACAAGGCGGTGACACTGCTCCGCGAGTTCGCCGCCAACGACGGCCGCGCCGTCACGTTCTGCGGCAGCGGCGAATGCACCATCCACCCCGGCTACGCGGACATCTGCCGGGCCGGCCACGCGGCGGGGCTGCGGATCGGGCTGATCACCAACGGATCGCGCCTCGGCCGCCCCAAGGTCGCCGACTGCGTCGCGGAGACGCACACCTGGGTCCGCATCGGCCTGAACGCCGGCACCGAAGCCACCTTCGACGACATCACACGCGACCGCGAGCAGACGTTCTCGAAGTTCATCGGCTCGGTCGGCAGGCTCCGCGAGAACGCCGTCGACCCGGACTTCCGCATCGGCTTCAACTACGTGATCACCCTGCAGAACTACCGGGAGATCATGGAGGCGGCCCACATCGCCCGCGAGTCCGGCGCGCATTACGTGCGTTTCGAACCCGAGTTCTACAGCGCCCTCGGCCACGAAACCATCGAATCCGTGATGCCGGAGATCTCCGATTCCCTCACCCGCGCCGCCGCCCTCTCCACGGAAGACTTCGAGGTGTCGGTCCCGAAACTCGACCGTGGGCCGATGGACCAGGTGGAAGAGGTAGAGGGCGACTTCGAGCACTGCCACTACAGCCGGTTCGTGACGGCCGTCGGCGCCGACGGGAATCTCTACCCGTGCCCGCAGGTCCACCTCAACAGCCGCTACCTGATCGGCAATGTCGTCGAACAGGGGTACGCGGACGTCCTGGAGGGCGGGCCGCGCGCCGAATGGGAGGCGTCCAACCCGCGCAGGACCGACCTGTGCAAGTCGTGCTTCTACCGCCCCCAGAACGAGCTCCTCGAACTCCTCAAACGCGGTCAGGTCAAACTCGACGACGCGCTGGACGCCTACGCGCTGGAAGTGCCGAGCACCCTGCACGGCGACTTCGTCTGA
- a CDS encoding TetR/AcrR family transcriptional regulator, which translates to MAAERGLEAASMREIAAEAGVSLRVVQYHFDSKHQLLISALRLLREENERSARSRIPEGLTDPRALLRAVLDEFLPLDAQRAVALRVFAAYDARSLTEPAFAAAFRHAGQPLERLVAGLIATGAAAGAAATGLDPRHEAGLLVSGATGLGMDVVRSGRTPDDVRAALDYHVERLFQQTGVPDSANNSRVV; encoded by the coding sequence ATCGCCGCCGAGCGAGGTCTGGAGGCGGCGAGCATGCGGGAGATCGCGGCCGAGGCGGGGGTTTCCCTGCGCGTCGTGCAGTACCACTTCGACAGCAAACACCAGCTGCTGATCTCCGCACTGCGTCTGCTCCGCGAGGAGAACGAACGCAGCGCACGCTCCCGCATCCCCGAAGGCCTCACGGACCCCCGCGCGCTGCTCCGCGCCGTACTTGACGAATTTCTGCCTCTTGACGCCCAACGGGCCGTCGCGCTGCGGGTGTTCGCCGCCTATGACGCCCGCAGTCTCACTGAGCCCGCGTTCGCGGCGGCCTTCCGCCACGCCGGGCAGCCCCTGGAGCGACTCGTCGCGGGGCTCATCGCCACGGGCGCGGCGGCGGGTGCCGCGGCCACCGGCCTCGATCCGCGTCACGAGGCGGGTCTCCTGGTGTCGGGCGCCACGGGCCTCGGCATGGACGTCGTCCGCAGCGGACGCACGCCGGACGACGTACGAGCGGCCCTCGATTACCACGTCGAGCGGCTCTTCCAACAGACCGGCGTCCCTGATTCCGCCAACAATTCCCGGGTTGTCTAG
- a CDS encoding Clp protease N-terminal domain-containing protein — protein MTPPPVRLDDLIEAIKKVHTDALDQLSDAVIAADHLGDIADHLIGHFVDQARRSGASWTDIGRSMGVTRQAAQKRFVPKKQAGEPSDLDPSQGFSRFTERAKSTLMAAHNEAKGAGHDEVHTGHLVLGLLSEPDALAARAIVAQGISLEDVRHTAVASLPATASEVPALVPYSVDSRKVLELTFREALRLGHNYIGTEHLLLALMEHEDDTGPLTALGLDKTAATTWITEALAAL, from the coding sequence ATGACGCCTCCCCCCGTCCGCCTCGACGACCTCATCGAGGCCATCAAGAAGGTCCACACAGACGCTCTCGACCAGCTCTCCGACGCGGTGATCGCCGCCGACCACCTCGGGGACATCGCCGACCACCTCATCGGCCACTTCGTGGACCAGGCGCGCCGCTCCGGCGCCTCCTGGACCGACATCGGCCGGAGCATGGGCGTGACCCGGCAGGCCGCCCAGAAGCGGTTCGTGCCGAAGAAGCAGGCCGGCGAGCCGTCGGACCTGGATCCGAGCCAGGGCTTCAGCCGCTTCACGGAGCGGGCGAAGAGCACACTGATGGCCGCGCACAACGAGGCGAAGGGTGCCGGGCACGACGAGGTCCACACCGGGCATCTGGTCCTGGGCCTGCTCAGCGAGCCGGACGCCCTGGCCGCACGGGCGATCGTCGCGCAGGGCATCTCCCTGGAGGACGTCCGCCACACGGCCGTCGCGTCACTGCCCGCGACGGCCTCTGAGGTCCCGGCGCTCGTTCCCTACTCCGTCGATTCCCGCAAGGTCCTGGAGCTGACGTTCCGGGAGGCCCTGCGCCTCGGGCACAACTACATCGGTACGGAGCACCTGTTGCTGGCCCTCATGGAGCACGAGGACGACACGGGCCCGCTCACGGCCCTCGGTCTCGACAAGACCGCGGCGACCACGTGGATCACCGAGGCGCTCGCCGCGCTCTGA
- a CDS encoding peptidoglycan-binding domain-containing protein: MRPHDGTRIPRRTATRALLGLGVAAGLAAGSLAGATACAAADVSPGAAADGQGPKPAAPGTGASAVPLPLPQNNLGLTTAEAKKVQVWLAAHWQYTGPVDGVLGTSSWAAFQRCLRANWNYSGPINGVLDTATLRSLHRMLQANWGLTGPFDGVVGPTFQAAFKRFANGIRPTVVL; encoded by the coding sequence ATGCGACCGCACGACGGAACTCGGATACCGCGCCGTACCGCGACCAGAGCCCTCCTCGGTCTCGGCGTCGCGGCCGGCCTCGCCGCCGGGAGCCTGGCGGGCGCGACGGCGTGTGCCGCAGCGGATGTCTCGCCGGGTGCTGCGGCGGACGGGCAGGGGCCGAAGCCCGCCGCGCCCGGAACCGGCGCCTCAGCCGTCCCGCTCCCGCTCCCGCAGAACAACCTCGGCCTCACCACCGCGGAGGCCAAGAAGGTGCAGGTCTGGCTCGCGGCACACTGGCAGTACACGGGCCCGGTCGACGGCGTGCTCGGAACCAGCAGTTGGGCGGCGTTCCAGCGCTGCCTCAGGGCGAACTGGAACTACTCGGGCCCGATCAACGGGGTCCTGGACACGGCCACGTTGAGGTCGCTGCACAGGATGCTGCAAGCGAACTGGGGACTCACCGGCCCGTTCGACGGGGTCGTCGGCCCCACGTTCCAGGCCGCGTTCAAGCGGTTCGCCAACGGCATCCGACCGACTGTGGTCCTGTGA
- a CDS encoding 3-hydroxybutyrate dehydrogenase, with the protein MTSEDFTGRSVLVTGGGSGIGRACAEAFAAGGALVHVVDVDAESAKAVADAVGGVPHVVDLTDAAAIPALPTAVDILVNSAGTQHVASIEEFDPGRFEKLQRLMVTAPFLLLRNCLPHMYGQGWGRVVNISSVHGLRASPFKSAYVAAKHGLEGLSKVAALEGAPHGVTSNCVNPGYVRTPLVEGQIADQAAVHGIAPRDVVSDVLLDRSAIKRLIEPAEVAEVALWLCGPHTGYVTGASLPVDGGWGAS; encoded by the coding sequence ATGACGAGCGAAGACTTCACCGGCCGGTCCGTCCTGGTGACCGGCGGCGGGAGCGGCATCGGGCGGGCCTGCGCCGAGGCGTTCGCCGCGGGCGGCGCCCTGGTCCATGTCGTCGACGTGGACGCGGAATCGGCCAAGGCGGTGGCCGACGCGGTCGGCGGGGTGCCGCACGTGGTGGACCTCACCGACGCGGCCGCGATCCCCGCTCTCCCGACGGCCGTCGACATCCTGGTCAACAGCGCGGGCACCCAACACGTGGCCTCCATCGAGGAGTTCGACCCCGGCCGGTTCGAGAAGCTTCAGCGGCTCATGGTCACGGCGCCCTTCCTGCTGCTCCGGAACTGTCTGCCGCACATGTACGGGCAGGGCTGGGGCCGCGTCGTGAACATCTCCAGCGTGCACGGACTGCGGGCGAGCCCGTTCAAATCGGCGTACGTCGCCGCCAAGCACGGTCTGGAGGGGCTCAGCAAGGTGGCCGCCCTGGAAGGCGCCCCGCACGGGGTAACCAGCAACTGCGTCAACCCCGGTTACGTCCGCACGCCCCTGGTCGAGGGGCAGATCGCGGACCAGGCCGCCGTGCACGGGATCGCGCCGCGGGACGTCGTCTCGGACGTCCTGCTCGACCGCTCCGCGATCAAACGCCTCATCGAACCGGCGGAGGTGGCGGAGGTCGCGCTCTGGCTGTGCGGTCCGCACACGGGTTACGTCACGGGAGCCTCGCTCCCGGTGGACGGGGGATGGGGAGCGAGCTGA